A genomic region of Syntrophomonadaceae bacterium contains the following coding sequences:
- a CDS encoding metallophosphoesterase, translated as MFFVGWIVWETVALSVEQVEIPIKGLPPEFDGFRIAQVSDLHGNRFNPAGCEVQAIKGAGVDLIVATGDHVHRNSKEGVKRILPFMQALVEIAPVYAVSGNHDHWTDWPYIARRFRNAGVTVLENNHVRIKRGAGEIILAGVSDPYTGHDCLIQALPAKADTVIVLLAHTPAWFEPWNAADAPAALQRISLTLVGHTHGGQIKLPFLGAVTTASGRLFPPSHVEGLSREGDGWLYINRGLGQGWPSFRFLSRREVTIITLRQGD; from the coding sequence TTGTTTTTTGTCGGCTGGATTGTTTGGGAGACGGTTGCCCTCTCCGTAGAACAGGTGGAGATACCTATCAAGGGGTTGCCGCCAGAGTTTGACGGTTTTCGTATCGCCCAGGTGAGCGACTTGCATGGAAACCGGTTTAACCCGGCGGGATGTGAAGTGCAGGCGATCAAGGGGGCGGGAGTGGACCTCATTGTCGCTACTGGTGACCATGTGCACCGCAACAGCAAAGAGGGAGTAAAAAGGATTCTTCCTTTTATGCAGGCCTTGGTTGAAATTGCCCCGGTTTACGCAGTCAGCGGCAACCACGACCACTGGACGGACTGGCCGTATATCGCCAGGCGGTTTCGGAATGCCGGAGTGACTGTCTTGGAAAATAACCATGTCCGGATAAAACGGGGGGCAGGGGAAATTATTCTGGCGGGCGTAAGTGACCCTTATACGGGACACGATTGTCTCATTCAAGCTCTGCCAGCAAAGGCCGATACGGTGATAGTGCTCTTAGCCCATACCCCTGCTTGGTTCGAGCCTTGGAATGCCGCTGATGCACCGGCAGCGCTTCAGCGCATTTCCCTGACCCTTGTTGGCCACACCCATGGCGGGCAAATCAAACTGCCTTTCCTGGGAGCGGTGACCACCGCCTCAGGACGCCTTTTCCCGCCTAGCCATGTGGAAGGGCTGTCCCGGGAAGGTGATGGCTGGCTATATATCAACCGTGGATTGGGACAAGGCTGGCCAAGTTTTCGCTTTCTATCACGGCGTGAAGTAACCATAATTACACTGCGTCAAGGGGATTAG